The genomic DNA GAAGAATACGAGCAGGCCTACGAGGCCCTGGATGCGGCCATTGAGCTGGACCCCAAGCACGAGTACGCCTACCTCAACAGGGGCATAGCCCTTTACTACGGTGACAGGCCGGAGTTGGCGGTGCGGGATCTGGAGACCTTCCTGGCCCTGCAACCGAGCGACCCCTACCGGATCCTCTGGCTGTACCTGGTGGAAAAGGAAAAGACTCCGGTCGAAGCCAAGGCCAGGCTCGGCTACAACGCCACCAAGCTGCACGGTGACGTTTGGGCCAACCAACTGGTGGCGCTGTATCAGGGCAAGCTGAGCGAAGGGGCCTTCATCGATTCCCTCAAAGAAGGGGTGGACTCCAATCGCACTCTGGCTGAGCGCCTTTGTGAGGCCTACTTCTACCTGGGTAAGTTGCACCAGGCCCAAGGGGATACCGGCGAGGCCATCAACTTCTTCAAGCTGGCCCTGACCACCAATGTGCAGGACTTTATTGAGTACCGCTACGCACGTCTGGAGCTGATGCGGATGCGCCGGGACCTGGCTCAGAAGGCGGGTTGAAGCTGAGTTCTTCGGCCTTCTTGGGCCTGGCCAGATAGAACCCCTGCAGGTAATGGATCCCAAGGGCCTTGGCGATCCTTACCTGCTCTTCCACTTCCACTCCTTCTGCTACCACCTTCAATGACAATGCCCGTGCCAGACTGACCAGGGCCTCCACCAGGGCTTTGTCACGTTCTGATTCATGGACCCTGGCCATAAAACTCTTGTCTATCTTCAGGCAGTCCAGGGGCATCTGTTGCAGGTGCGACAGGGACGAATAGCCGGTACCGAAATCGTCAAGGGCGATACGCACCCCCATGTCTCGCAGCAACTGGATATTGGCGATACTGCCTTGCCAATCCTCCAGCAGCGCCGTTTCGGTTATCTCCAGCTGCAAGGAAGAGGAGGGCAGCTCTGAGGCCTGGATCAGCTCCCTGACCTTGTCGGCAAACTGCTGCTGGTGCAGCTGGCTGTGGGACACGTTTACCGATACCACTATGTCATGGCCCTGGTCGCGCCAGGCCTTGGCCTGAGCCAGGGCCTGTTCCAGCACCCAAAGGCCAAGGGGCAGGATAAGGCCGGTCTCTTCGGCCAGAGGGATAAACACATCCGGGGTGGCGTGGGGCCAGCGCAGCAGGGCCTCGGCCGACACCATACGCTGGCCATTGGCTTGGTAAATGGGCTGGTAGACCAGGCTGAATTCCCCGTGCTCCAGGCTGTGACGCAGCTTTTCTTCCAGCTCCAGCTTACCCAGCATGTTTTCATAGAGGCATTGGTCAAAGAACAGATAGCGGGAACGGCCAAGGTTCTTGGCCTGGTACATGGCCACGTCGGCACGCTGGATGAGCTCTTCGCCGTTGCCTGCGTCCTGGGGATAACGGGCAATACCGACGCTCACCGACAGGTAAAGTACATTGCCGGCCACATGGAAGGGCCGGGCAAAGCCCCGGGTCAGGCGGTCGGCGATGTGGGTGTTATGGTCGGTGCAGCTCTGATCCACCAGCAGCACGAATTCGTCGCCGCCGTAGCGGGCCAGCAGGGCACAGTCCCCCACCAGCTCCTTGAGGCGCTGGGCGGTCTCTTTCAGTAGTTCATCCCCGACACTGTGGCCCAGGCCGTCATTGACCCGCTTGAAGCCGTCCAGATCCAAAAACATCACCGCAAATTCGCGCTTCAGATCCAGGTGGCGGTAGAGGGTTTCGAGGAAGCTGAAACGGTTGGGCAGGCCGGTCAGCTGGTCTTCGTTGGCGCGGCGGGCCAGTTCATTTTCGAAGCGTTTGAGTTCGTTGCGATCGGTGACCAGTTGCGCGCGCATGTCCAGCAGGTGCTTGGTCAGGTGGTCCAGTTCGTCCTGGCTCTGTTTGAAATAGAGGGTAGGGGCCTCTTCCAGGTTGTCCAGGCGCAGCCCCTGGGCAAAGCGTGACAGCCGCAGCAGGCGCCGGGTCACCGTATATTGCACCAACCACAGCATCAGGCCTGAGAGGATCAGGGTGTAGAGGCTAAGGGTCCAGAAGGCGTCCCTGACCCTGTCCCAGGCGTATTGGCTGACGGCATCCTGGTCGAAGGCCACGTCCAACTGGCCAAGACGCCTGTTGTCCTGGCCTACCAGATCGTAGCGGTAAGCCAAAGGCGATTTGGGCGGCGTGCCCACCGCCAGGCTGAGATCCCCCTGGATAGCGGCATAAGCGGCGAACGGTTGCTGGATGAGGTTTTCCAGGTTGAGACGGGCCCTCTCCTCGTCAAAGTTCCAGATAGCGGCATTAAGGGCGGGCAGATAGCCCTGTTCTACCTGTTGGGCAGCCTGTGATACCTGTTCGGAGGCGACGCTCTTGTCCATCAGGTATTGAATGGGGATCAGCAGCAGCATCATGGCGAAGCTTAATCCCAAGGTCGACAGCATCAAGCGACGGCTCAGTTTGGCTTGTTGAGGGTAAGGCATTACTGACCTGGTAGGCGTTGCTCATCTTATTTCTACACTGATGCCTGATATGCCTTTCGTCAACATTTTGTTAACCCCTGTTGCTGCCTTTGACGCAGGGCTG from Gallaecimonas xiamenensis 3-C-1 includes the following:
- the nlpI gene encoding lipoprotein NlpI produces the protein MRKTLAILIPLMLLAGCASTLPSQGASSSRLLLAEPLPIPFQAEVELARLEEILNRADLNDEQRAQILYRRGVVFDSVGLKALARRDFNRAVQLKPDMADAYNFLGIQAISAEEYEQAYEALDAAIELDPKHEYAYLNRGIALYYGDRPELAVRDLETFLALQPSDPYRILWLYLVEKEKTPVEAKARLGYNATKLHGDVWANQLVALYQGKLSEGAFIDSLKEGVDSNRTLAERLCEAYFYLGKLHQAQGDTGEAINFFKLALTTNVQDFIEYRYARLELMRMRRDLAQKAG
- a CDS encoding EAL domain-containing protein, which translates into the protein MLSTLGLSFAMMLLLIPIQYLMDKSVASEQVSQAAQQVEQGYLPALNAAIWNFDEERARLNLENLIQQPFAAYAAIQGDLSLAVGTPPKSPLAYRYDLVGQDNRRLGQLDVAFDQDAVSQYAWDRVRDAFWTLSLYTLILSGLMLWLVQYTVTRRLLRLSRFAQGLRLDNLEEAPTLYFKQSQDELDHLTKHLLDMRAQLVTDRNELKRFENELARRANEDQLTGLPNRFSFLETLYRHLDLKREFAVMFLDLDGFKRVNDGLGHSVGDELLKETAQRLKELVGDCALLARYGGDEFVLLVDQSCTDHNTHIADRLTRGFARPFHVAGNVLYLSVSVGIARYPQDAGNGEELIQRADVAMYQAKNLGRSRYLFFDQCLYENMLGKLELEEKLRHSLEHGEFSLVYQPIYQANGQRMVSAEALLRWPHATPDVFIPLAEETGLILPLGLWVLEQALAQAKAWRDQGHDIVVSVNVSHSQLHQQQFADKVRELIQASELPSSSLQLEITETALLEDWQGSIANIQLLRDMGVRIALDDFGTGYSSLSHLQQMPLDCLKIDKSFMARVHESERDKALVEALVSLARALSLKVVAEGVEVEEQVRIAKALGIHYLQGFYLARPKKAEELSFNPPSEPGPGASASAPDVRSGTQ